CAGCGCATCCATCTTCGCTTGAAATTCGCTGCCGTCGACATCGGCAATATGGGTCGCCAACATCCATTGGTGGCCGAACGGGTCGCTAACGACGCCCATCCGGTCGCCCCAGAATTGGTCGGCTGGTTCCATCACCGGCGTAGCGCCGGCCGCGACGGCTTGAGCGAAGCCGGTATCGACGTCGTTCAGGTACATGTGCAGTTTCACCGGCGTGCCGCCCAGTTTGCTAGGCGACGCCGAGCCGGCATTCGGGTATGCGTCGGAAATCATGAAATGCGATACGCCGATCGTGAATTCGGCGTGGCCGATTTTGCCGCCCGGCATAAGCAGGCGCATGGTTTCGATGGCGCCGAACGCCTGTCGGTAAAACGCCAATGCGGCCGTCGCGTCGTCGACGGTCAGATAAGGGGTGACGCTTTGGTAGCCTTCGGGGATCGGTTTGACGGGTGTATTCATCGCGGTGCTCCGGTGAGGTGAAAATTAAAAGGTACGCCGCCTAGTCGAACGGCATACCTCCAAATCGACAACCCAGCATTTTTTTTTCGGCTGTCCGCCAACCCGGCCGAAACTCAGGTAGTTGCGGCCGTATCCCGCTAATGCCATTCCTATGCCCGCAGGCCGCCAAATAGCCGATAACCGGGGACTGTCAACCGAGCCCGGACGCATTCGGCAAATAAATCCGTTTGCCATAACAAAGGCTCCGTTCCGCATAAAACCGCGCCAAGTTAAACCGATAAGATAGCCAGCGGCCCACCCAGCGGAAATCGCCTAGTAACGCCATGATTTTATTGCGATTAGCGCCAGGCGGCATCCGGCGGGACCCGCCGGCGTCTACTCCGGACATAACTAAAACCCAATCGACAAGGACTCCTTATGCCACGCACCCAGAGATCGTTTACTTTCAATACCCTGGCTTTGGCCGTATTGGCCGCCTCAGGCCCGGGCTACGCCGCTACTGCCACCACCCCGGTATCCTGCAAATTGATCAGCGCCGACCGGCTGTTCGACGGCAACGAAGTGCAATTCAATAAAAGCGTGCTGGTGGTCGGCGACAAAGTGAAAGCCGTCGGCGATTACGCCAGCCTGAGCGGCCAATGCGCAACCCGTTACAATCTGGGCGACGCGACCATCATGCCGGGCTTTATCGAATCGCACGCCCACGTCACCTTTCAGAACGTCAGCAAAGACAAAATCCTGGAACACGGCATTACCACCGTGCAGGATACCGGCGGGCCGTTGCTGCCGCCGCAAGGCGGTAACGGCAGCCTGCGCCTGCTCAGCACCGGGCCGATTCTGCAAGCTCAGGGCGGCTATCCGTTGAATGTGTTCACGCCGGACGATACCGGCGGCGGTTACGATAAAGTCGGCCTGGCCATTGCCGCCAACGCCACGGAAAGCCAGGTCAGGGCCGTCGTACAGAATCTGGCGGCCGGCGGCGCCTCCGCGATCAAGATCGCGCTGGAACCGGGCGGCGAGGCCGGTGCGCCGTGGATGATGTCGCACGGCCACGGCGAAGTGCCGGCTGCGCCATGGCCGATATTGTCTCAGCAGCAAGTCGCTTGGATCGTCAGCGAAGCCCATAACCAGGGCAAACGCGTGCTGGCTCACGTCGGCGAAAACCGCGGCTTCGAGATCGCCTACGCCGCCGGCGTCGACATGCTGGCTCATATGCCTTGCGCGGCGCTCGACGCCAATTTGTTGCACTCCGCGGTACACGACGGCATGGAATTCATGACTACGATCGACACCTTGGCCTCGTGCGGCGATGGCCTATACCAAAATGCCCACGTGGTGGGCCACGTTTACCAGGAACATGCCGGCGAGGGCTTGGCCTTTCCAATGGTTTACGGTTCGGAAATCGCCCACGATAACGTGCCGTGGGGCATCAACGGCGAAGAATTGCATCTGATGTTGCACATGGGCAGCGGCGATTCTATCGATTTCGGCGACGTATTGAACGTACTGCGCTCGGCTACCTCGGCCGCTGCCGCGCGTCTGGCAACCGGCATTCCCGGACTCGGCACGCTATCCGCGAATGCGCCGGCGGATTTGATCGCGGTTAAGGGCAATGCGCTGGAACGCTTCAAATTGCTGGAATACCCCGACATGGTGATGTCCGGCGGCAAACTGGTGGTGAATAAATTCTCCCCGACTCGCTAATCGCCGGCCC
Above is a window of Methylomonas koyamae DNA encoding:
- a CDS encoding VOC family protein, with product MNTPVKPIPEGYQSVTPYLTVDDATAALAFYRQAFGAIETMRLLMPGGKIGHAEFTIGVSHFMISDAYPNAGSASPSKLGGTPVKLHMYLNDVDTGFAQAVAAGATPVMEPADQFWGDRMGVVSDPFGHQWMLATHIADVDGSEFQAKMDALLAAGGDCA
- a CDS encoding amidohydrolase family protein is translated as MPRTQRSFTFNTLALAVLAASGPGYAATATTPVSCKLISADRLFDGNEVQFNKSVLVVGDKVKAVGDYASLSGQCATRYNLGDATIMPGFIESHAHVTFQNVSKDKILEHGITTVQDTGGPLLPPQGGNGSLRLLSTGPILQAQGGYPLNVFTPDDTGGGYDKVGLAIAANATESQVRAVVQNLAAGGASAIKIALEPGGEAGAPWMMSHGHGEVPAAPWPILSQQQVAWIVSEAHNQGKRVLAHVGENRGFEIAYAAGVDMLAHMPCAALDANLLHSAVHDGMEFMTTIDTLASCGDGLYQNAHVVGHVYQEHAGEGLAFPMVYGSEIAHDNVPWGINGEELHLMLHMGSGDSIDFGDVLNVLRSATSAAAARLATGIPGLGTLSANAPADLIAVKGNALERFKLLEYPDMVMSGGKLVVNKFSPTR